The following nucleotide sequence is from Nitrospirota bacterium.
CCTGTTTATCCTGGCGTGATATGTGATGTATTTAAAATAGATTGCTTGAAGAGTCCTTTAGAATATCTGATTCCTAAATGGTCGATGACTCGTAGAGAGGAATGTCGTAAATGTCTTTAACTTATACATTGCCTTGAAAAAAGGTGCGTCTTTCCTTAGAATCTTAGCTGTATGGGGATACTCGATGATATTTTAAGTCACAAGAAAGAAGAATTAAGGCATAGAAAAACCCTGCTTCCTATCCGAGATTTAAAGGCAAGGATAAAGGACCTGCCGCCATCGAGACCTTTCAGGGCATCTATAAGGAGAGAGCAAACACAACCCATAAGGCTCATCGCTGAAATCAAAAAGGCATCGCCATCCAGGGGCATAATAAGGCAGGACTTTGACCCTCTGAAAATTGCATCCATATATGAAGAAAAGGGGGCCAATGCAATATCAGTCCTTACAGAAGAACATTATTTTAAAGGAAAGCTTGAATATATTGAAGAAATAAGAAAGGTCACGCAGAGGCCTCTTTTAAGAAAAGACTTCATAATCGAGGACTATCAGGTTTACGAATCCAGAGCATATTGTGCTGACGCAATCCTGTTGATTGTGGCAGCCCTTGATAAATATCAGCTTATAGACCTTATGAGTCTTTCCAGAGAGCTTTCACTTGACTGTCTTGTTGAGGTCCATGACCCTGAAGAACTCGATACAGCACTTTACTCAGGGGCAGAAATAATCGGGATAAACAACAGGGACTTAAAGACCATGGAGATAGATATTAACACAACAACCAAACTCATTAAAGAGATACCAAAAGAAAAGACAGTTGTTAGCGAAAGCGGGATAAAGACAAGGCAGGACGTCATAAGACTTGAAGAGACAGGGGTTGAT
It contains:
- the trpC gene encoding indole-3-glycerol phosphate synthase TrpC, with the translated sequence MGILDDILSHKKEELRHRKTLLPIRDLKARIKDLPPSRPFRASIRREQTQPIRLIAEIKKASPSRGIIRQDFDPLKIASIYEEKGANAISVLTEEHYFKGKLEYIEEIRKVTQRPLLRKDFIIEDYQVYESRAYCADAILLIVAALDKYQLIDLMSLSRELSLDCLVEVHDPEELDTALYSGAEIIGINNRDLKTMEIDINTTTKLIKEIPKEKTVVSESGIKTRQDVIRLEETGVDAILIGTALMEAGDIGLKIDELLGRSLRPGRQSAL